The Denitrificimonas caeni genome has a segment encoding these proteins:
- the murG gene encoding undecaprenyldiphospho-muramoylpentapeptide beta-N-acetylglucosaminyltransferase — MRGNILIMAAGTGGHVFPALACAQEFKARGYQVHWLGAGRGIENELVPEAGFTLHTLKVDGLRGKGVASLLTAPFKLLAALWQAKRLMGQLQPVCVLGFGGYVTGPGGLAAKLSSVPLVIHEQNAVAGTANRALSVFATRVCEAFPGTFKQRKNCVTTGNPVRESLFLATPRNDLQQRAVNLLVLGGSLGAEPLNKLVPAALAQLPQELRPEVFHQAGREHDQITRERYAEAAVVAQVVPFISDMARAYAWADLVICRAGALTVSELAAAGLAAFLVPLPHAIDDHQTRNAEFLAKQGAAVLLPQHATDADRLAALLKEVLMDKQRIKTMGEQARLQAQPDATQQVIAVCLEVARG, encoded by the coding sequence ATGCGCGGTAATATTTTAATTATGGCGGCCGGTACCGGTGGTCACGTGTTTCCTGCTTTAGCCTGTGCGCAAGAATTTAAAGCTCGCGGTTATCAAGTGCATTGGTTGGGAGCTGGGCGCGGCATTGAAAATGAGCTGGTGCCTGAAGCGGGCTTTACCTTACACACCTTAAAAGTGGATGGTTTGCGTGGCAAAGGCGTGGCTTCATTATTGACGGCCCCCTTTAAACTGCTGGCTGCGCTATGGCAGGCCAAACGCTTAATGGGTCAATTGCAGCCCGTATGTGTTTTAGGCTTCGGTGGTTATGTGACTGGGCCTGGTGGTTTGGCAGCGAAGTTGTCATCAGTGCCGCTGGTGATTCATGAGCAAAATGCCGTGGCGGGAACAGCCAATCGAGCTTTGTCAGTGTTTGCTACGCGGGTGTGTGAGGCTTTTCCGGGGACATTTAAACAGCGCAAAAACTGTGTCACAACCGGCAACCCAGTACGTGAGTCATTGTTTTTAGCAACACCGCGTAATGACTTGCAGCAGCGCGCAGTGAACCTGTTAGTGCTAGGTGGCAGCCTAGGTGCTGAGCCACTGAATAAGTTAGTGCCGGCAGCTTTAGCGCAATTGCCGCAAGAGTTACGCCCAGAGGTTTTTCATCAAGCGGGACGCGAGCACGATCAAATTACCCGCGAGCGTTATGCAGAGGCTGCTGTAGTCGCGCAAGTGGTGCCCTTTATCAGTGATATGGCGCGTGCTTATGCTTGGGCGGATTTAGTTATTTGCCGCGCTGGTGCGTTAACTGTCAGTGAGCTGGCAGCGGCTGGTTTGGCAGCATTTTTAGTGCCACTGCCGCATGCCATTGATGATCACCAAACCCGCAATGCAGAATTTTTGGCAAAGCAAGGCGCTGCTGTCTTGTTGCCGCAACATGCTACTGATGCAGATCGTTTGGCTGCACTGTTAAAAGAGGTATTGATGGATAAGCAACGCATTAAAACCATGGGCGAACAAGCGCGACTACAGGCGCAGCCCGATGCTACACAGCAAGTTATCGCTGTGTGTTTGGAGGTGGCCCGTGGTTGA
- the ftsW gene encoding putative lipid II flippase FtsW: MNIRNAFSLPSPWRHNNQMDIDFPLLVACALLMGIGLVMIASASSAIADTNTGNTFHYFIRHMIYIVVALTAGALTLFVPMAVWQRYSGWLLVLAFFVLILVLIPGIGREVNGSMRWIGVGVFNIQPSELAKLFMVIFIAGFLVRRKDEVKQRLRGLLKPLFLALLMAGLLIKEPDYGAVVVMLGTVVIMLYLGGVRLMLSLPLLAILIFGLVQFVGLEGYHLARLTSFTNPWEDQYGSGYQLTQALIGFGRGEWFGLGLGNSIQKQFFLPEAHTDFVFSVLAEELGMFGALVTLLLFAFVSVRALMIGAWAEQAKQYYSAYVAYGLALLWIAQVVINLGVNTGLLPTKGLTLPFISYGGSSLVVCCVSLAILLRIEWERRTQLLSANSMSKAQIAAMAKGVRDAR; the protein is encoded by the coding sequence ATGAATATTCGCAACGCGTTTTCGCTGCCGTCACCTTGGCGCCATAACAATCAAATGGACATTGATTTCCCGCTATTAGTGGCTTGCGCATTACTGATGGGCATCGGTTTGGTCATGATTGCCTCGGCGTCATCGGCCATTGCCGATACCAATACCGGCAATACTTTCCATTACTTTATTCGCCACATGATTTATATCGTGGTGGCCTTAACTGCTGGCGCTTTAACGTTATTTGTACCAATGGCAGTGTGGCAGCGCTATAGCGGCTGGCTGCTGGTGTTGGCCTTTTTTGTGTTAATTCTGGTGTTGATTCCGGGCATTGGCCGTGAAGTGAACGGCTCCATGCGCTGGATTGGTGTGGGGGTATTTAATATCCAACCATCGGAACTGGCCAAGCTGTTTATGGTGATTTTCATTGCTGGGTTTTTAGTACGCCGCAAAGATGAGGTTAAGCAGCGCTTGCGCGGTTTACTCAAGCCATTATTTCTCGCGCTGCTGATGGCCGGACTCCTGATTAAAGAACCCGACTATGGCGCTGTGGTGGTGATGCTGGGCACTGTGGTGATCATGCTGTATTTAGGTGGTGTGCGCTTAATGCTGTCACTGCCTTTACTCGCTATTTTGATTTTTGGTTTGGTGCAGTTTGTTGGTCTTGAAGGCTATCACTTGGCGCGCCTAACCAGCTTTACTAACCCGTGGGAGGATCAATACGGCAGTGGTTACCAGCTCACCCAGGCGCTGATTGGTTTTGGCCGTGGCGAGTGGTTTGGTTTGGGCTTGGGGAACAGTATTCAAAAACAATTTTTCCTACCAGAGGCGCATACCGACTTTGTTTTTTCGGTGCTAGCAGAAGAGTTGGGCATGTTTGGCGCTTTAGTGACGTTGCTACTGTTTGCCTTTGTCAGTGTGCGCGCCTTAATGATTGGCGCTTGGGCTGAGCAAGCTAAGCAGTACTACTCAGCCTATGTTGCCTATGGCTTGGCCCTGCTGTGGATTGCGCAAGTGGTGATTAATCTTGGGGTAAATACCGGTTTGTTACCCACTAAAGGTTTAACTCTGCCTTTTATCAGTTATGGCGGTAGCTCCTTAGTGGTCTGCTGCGTGAGTTTAGCGATTTTATTACGGATTGAATGGGAGCGGCGCACGCAATTGCTGTCGGCCAACTCAATGAGTAAGGCGCAAATTGCTGCCATGGCCAAGGGGGTGCGTGATGCGCGGTAA